The following are encoded in a window of Caldicellulosiruptoraceae bacterium PP1 genomic DNA:
- a CDS encoding VOC family protein, whose product MITNFLDTDVIVQIGIIVKDINKTAQKYAEFLNVDFPEIIITDEFEKTQAHYKGQPTEARAKLAFFRNFKNIEIELIEPDDNPSTWREFLDTHGEGVHHIAFFIKGMKEKVEIFNQKGMPLIQKGEYTGGRYAYLDSTEQLKVIIELLEND is encoded by the coding sequence ATGATTACTAATTTTTTAGACACTGATGTAATTGTACAAATTGGTATTATTGTAAAAGATATCAATAAGACTGCACAAAAATATGCTGAATTTCTCAATGTTGATTTTCCAGAAATAATCATTACTGATGAGTTTGAAAAAACTCAAGCACATTATAAAGGGCAACCTACTGAAGCACGTGCTAAATTAGCATTTTTCAGAAACTTCAAAAATATTGAAATTGAATTAATTGAACCAGATGATAACCCATCAACTTGGAGAGAGTTTTTAGATACACACGGTGAAGGAGTACATCATATTGCATTTTTCATAAAAGGCATGAAAGAAAAAGTAGAAATATTTAACCAAAAAGGTATGCCGTTAATTCAGAAAGGCGAGTATACTGGCGGAAGATATGCTTATCTTGATAGTACTGAACAATTAAAGGTAATTATTGAATTGTTAGAAAATGATTAA